A region of the Epinephelus fuscoguttatus linkage group LG13, E.fuscoguttatus.final_Chr_v1 genome:
CTGATagttagctaacgctagctgctaAATTAACGTTAGGCCGCTAGGGCTAACTTAGCTTGTTGTAGCGTGAATTCTGCATTGCGGGCCTCAGCCTGGCGATGGTTTGTCTACTATATATTATTTGACCATTAAAATGTCTGTCCGTGCACTTGGTTTATCTGGCAGCCTAATTATATACGAAAATGTAGTTTAGCATTAGCTTAACAGCTGTTGCTGTAACGTTACGACCCAGTGTCAAGACTGTCAGAACTGTATAGCTGCagatttttgtacatttattaaTCGTTATACTTAACCTCATGTAACCACACTGAATATTTCTTCAACTATTCTCCTGTAACACTTTATACAGCTTCAATGATATTTATTGCCTTGTTATGCTTTTATAGGACCGTGAAGCTAAAGAGCCCGAGCAGCTCAGAAAGCTGTTCATTGGAGGCCTGAGCTTTGAAACCACGGAGGAGAGTTTACGGGCCCATTTTGAACAATGGGGAACTCTCACGGACTGTGTGGTACATATCTTTATTGTAATCTGGCAAAATGGCCTCTTATTATAATAAACATTAACTGTCCAGGTAGACTGTTCTCACTAccattgtgttttgtgtttttttttttccaggtgatGAGGGACCCCAACAACAAGCGCTCAAGAGGGTTTGGCTTTGTGACATACTCCACTGTAGGGGAGGTCGACGATGCCATGAAAGCAAGGCCTCATAAAGTTGATGGCCGCGTTGTCGAACCCAAGAGGGCAGTGTCCAGAGAGGTACATGAATCCCATAGCAGAACGCAGATGCTGCAGTGATGATAATGCTTGGTGTGTGCGTTCACTGATACACTCTGTTTCAGGACTCCAATAAACCAGGCGCCCACCTGACAGTGAAGAAGATCTTTGTCGGTGGCATCAAGGAGGACACCGAGGAGTACCATATTCGAGAGTACTTTGAGAAATATGGCAGGATTGAATGCATCGACATCATGGAGGAACGCTCCACTGGGAAGAAGAGGGGGTTCTGCTTTGTCTCCTTTGATGACCACGACACTGTAGACAAAATTGTCGGTATGTGGATGTGTAGACtgtcaaaattaaagctgcatttggtaacttaaaaaaaaataccctttTTTCATATCAAGTGAGATTGTTGTTATATTCACACATCACtcaatgagacagataatctgtgatgAAAACACACTCCATTGCTTGCTTTGTTGTACTGTAGCATTTATCATAGTCTTATGgcatataaaagaaaaacaaccaaccagagccaaggagtctcgaACACAGCTGTCCCTCATGTCAATTCTTGTGAATTGCAGTCACtgtaggcagtgctgatcaaatatgaataaagaTTTTGTTACtctattgcctatttctcacttcAGATgatttcagaaatatattttagtgtactgtttagctgtgaaatgagaacgtttgtgacccagctgccatgttggatacaATTTAATGGGACTACCAAGCACCGCTCATTAGCCGGACCagttttctcattttacagctaaacagtacactaaaatatgtttctgaaagcaTTTGCGGCAAGAAATAGCCAATACAGTTAGAGAATTtggattcatatttgatcagcgctgcctagttgacagtttgaccacagttcatagAGCAATTGACATGATTTGAGAGCTGCGACAGAGACTTCTGGCGCTGACTGGCTGTTGCTTACTGCACCACCTCTGATTTTAGCAAAGGCCAATTGAGACAGGAGGGTTGTgttttttcacacactgtctcATGCACTACTTTCAGGAAATACTCTctgcaaatatgacacaaagttagTCCTAAAAGTTATCAAGTGTGGCTTTAACTATGCTGTCAGTAAACTTTAAGCAGTGCAGTGTACGAGTGATGTTTTCCTCATATTTTTCTTACAGCCCAGAAATTCCACACAATCAACTTCCACAACTGTGAGGTCAGGAAAGCTCTTTCCAAACAGGAAATGAGTGCTATGTCTACTAACAGGGG
Encoded here:
- the hnrnpa3 gene encoding heterogeneous nuclear ribonucleoprotein A3 is translated as MEDREAKEPEQLRKLFIGGLSFETTEESLRAHFEQWGTLTDCVVMRDPNNKRSRGFGFVTYSTVGEVDDAMKARPHKVDGRVVEPKRAVSREDSNKPGAHLTVKKIFVGGIKEDTEEYHIREYFEKYGRIECIDIMEERSTGKKRGFCFVSFDDHDTVDKIVAQKFHTINFHNCEVRKALSKQEMSAMSTNRGRSGGSGNFMGRGGNFGGGGNFSRGGFGGGRGGYGDDFDNGPGGNYGGGPGYGGGRGGYGGGGPGYGNQGGGFGGSCDGGYGGNDGGYGGGGNYNDFGNYGGQQSNYGPMKGGNYGGRNSGGPYGGGYSSGGGGGGYNPRRY